The following coding sequences are from one Triticum dicoccoides isolate Atlit2015 ecotype Zavitan chromosome 4A, WEW_v2.0, whole genome shotgun sequence window:
- the LOC119286532 gene encoding uncharacterized protein LOC119286532, whose translation MPHCAVVPPLLPLPYLQCSNGTMATQPGWRPLPLVTLPRLVAGLPPDLPNIVAPPSLRQQVVAGLEPSPPRWPALQLVDLEFEHELKQESMHNNTQIMNHLMDTTSVTFHRRYPLFDSSLEDCTAYVFHGMIYTDLNQNPLIVPLEILHGHLSSDRRGVLD comes from the exons ATGCCGCACTGCGCAGTCGtgccccctcttcttccccttccatACCTTCAGTGCTCCAATGGAACCATGGCCACGCAGCCGggatggcgccccctccccctggtgaCCTTGCCCCGGCTGGTAGCTGGACTACCACCAGATCTACCTAACATCGTAGCCCCTCCTTCTCTCCGACAG CAAGTGGTGGCCGGATTGGAGCCTAGTCCGCCAAGGTGGCCTGCCCTGCAGCTCGTGGATCTGGAGTTCGAGCACGAGCTGAAGCAGGAGAGCATGCACAACAACACACAGATCAT GAACCACTTGATGGATACAACGAGTGTCACTTTCCACCGGAGGTACCCTCTCTTCGACTCATCGTTAGAGGATTGTACAGCCTATGTATTCCACGGAATGATATACACTGATCTGAACCAGAACCCACTTATTGTGCCGTTGGAGATTCTTCATGGCCATCTAAGTTCAGATAGAAGAG GGGTTTTGGATTAA